A section of the Amblyomma americanum isolate KBUSLIRL-KWMA chromosome 2, ASM5285725v1, whole genome shotgun sequence genome encodes:
- the LOC144118456 gene encoding uncharacterized protein LOC144118456: MMIAVVLLLLLSFSLVQGARTDKKPKCKLTFNIPVSPCKEFCVTRRFVYLIPIGKIVNKTDNTPCKRFLSRIEGRCEKGKCVLGGVLGFLIKFTPFKRFG; the protein is encoded by the exons ATGATGATCGCTGTGGTCTTACTGCTGCTCCTGTCATTTTCCTTGG TGCAGGGGGCAAGAACAGACAAAAAGCCAAAATGCAAACTGACGTTT AATATACCCGTATCTCCATGTAAGGAGTTTTGTGTGACACGAAGGTTCGTGTATTTGATTCCTATCGGGAAGATAGTAAACAAGACGGATAATACACCCTGCAAG AGATTTCTGAGTCGCATAGAAGGACGCTGCGAGAAAGGAAAATGTGTGTTGGGTGGTGTTCTCGGATTTCTAATAAAGTTCACGCCGTTCAAGAGATTCGGATAA